From a region of the Oryza sativa Japonica Group chromosome 6, ASM3414082v1 genome:
- the LOC107278203 gene encoding protein trichome birefringence-like 19, translating to MMKFHEVIKLPSIAHYGLRYVLPAAAVAACVLVLATVSLPGRVPLPLLLAPEVMTKTADGVGGDTSGCDIFKGEWVPDMAGEPPPYTSESCPVIHGHYDCMRYGRPDLGYVRWRWRPDGGCELLRFDAARFLAAMRGRSVAFVGDSLARNQMHSLVCLLSHAERPAPWTNGSYAYRFERHGLTVTAFWSPFLVRAVETDPDGPTGSGSGLWSLHLDEPDAGWAAHVGAFDYVVVSAGSWFYRPSMFYDRRGRLVGCNTCLSPNVTDLTLRYSLRMAFRSALRAAATGSHRHATRRTVIVRTISPSHYENGTWNGDGDCLRTRPARRGEWELNAMEKDMHRIQVEEFAAAAEETAGKRGKEAARMLLMDATEAMAQRPDGHPSKYRLWQPDKFKVSRDCVHWCLPGAMDACNDMLFHMLIG from the coding sequence ATGATGAAGTTTCACGAGGTGATCAAGCTGCCATCCATTGCTCATTACGGCCTACGCTATgtgcttcccgccgccgccgtcgccgcgtgcgTTCTGGTGCTCGCCACCGTCAGCCTACCCGGCcgcgtgccgctgccgctgctgctggcgcCGGAGGTGATGACGAAGACGGcggatggcgtcggcggcgacacgtCTGGCTGTGACATCTTCAAGGGCGAGTGGGTGCCGGACAtggccggcgagccgccgccgtacaCCAGCGAGAGCTGTCCGGTGATCCATGGACACTATGATTGCATGCGGTACGGACGGCCGGATCTTGGGTACgtccggtggcggtggcggccggacGGCGGGTGCGAGCTGCTGCGGTTCGACGCGGCGAGGTTTCTCGCCGCGATGAGGGGCAGGTCGGTGGCGTTCGTCGGGGACTCGCTGGCGAGGAACCAGATGCACTCGCTGGTGTGCCTCCTGTCGCACGCCgagcggccggcgccgtggacgaACGGCAGCTACGCGTACCGCTTCGAGCGGCACGGCCTCACCGTCACGGCGTTCTGGTCGCCGTTCCTCGTCCGCGCCGTCGAGACGGACCCCGACGGCCCGACGGGGAGCGGCTCCGGCCTGTGGAGCCTCCACCTCGACGAGCCCGACGCCGGGTGGGCGGCGCACGTCGGCGCGTTCGACtacgtcgtcgtctccgccggGAGCTGGTTCTACCGGCCGTCGATGTTCTAcgaccgccgcggccgcctcgtCGGGTGCAACACCTGCCTGTCCCCGAACGTCACCGACCTCACCCTCCGTTACTCCCTCCGGATGGCGTTCCGGAGCGCgctccgggcggcggcgacgggctcgCACCGCCACGCCACGAGGAGGACGGTGATCGTGCGGACGATCTCGCCGTCGCACTACGAGAACGGGACGTGGAACGGGGACGGGGACTGCCTCCGGActcggccggcgcggcgcggcgagtgGGAGTTGAACGCCATGGAGAAGGACATGCACCGGATACAGGTCGAGgagttcgcggcggcggcggaggagacggcggggAAGAGGGGGAAAGAGGCGGCGAGGATGCTGCTGATGGACGCGACGGAGGCCATGGCGCAGCGGCCGGACGGCCACCCGAGCAAGTACAGGCTGTGGCAGCCGGACAAGTTCAAGGTGTCGCGGGACTGCGTGCACTGGTGCCTTCCCGGCGCCATGGACGCCTGCAACGACATGCTGTTCCACATGCTCATCGGGTGA
- the LOC4340732 gene encoding protein trichome birefringence-like 19 isoform X1 has protein sequence MTPLNNLCNFRVKKQYYNPRCLIPAVSLLLFVVILTVSNTYFPFPTTKSRTLSYSSFSSSPGGQKAADEACNIFRGEWVPDPDAPYYTNNTCSVIHEHYDCMKYGKPDLGFVQWRWRPDSCDLPRLDPARFLSSMRGKTLAFIGDSLARNHMNSLICLLTRVAEPTTSWPSSEHTVYHYGGGYNFTVLSFWAPFLVQNELVDADGPAHTGLWNLYLDEPDAVWAPHVPAFDYAVVSASSWFYRPSMLYEAGRLVGCHHCLLPNVTDLTLRYALRMATRAALRAVVGGGGGGGVTAVLRTVSPSQYEGGEWNKDGNCVRTRPYRRGEKTLQGVELDFHTLQVEEFEAAKRAASGGGARMMLMDTTEAMILRADAHPSRYRGWTRRKGWMKEYFTISNDCVHWCVPGAVDAWNDMLSHMLLTSQS, from the exons GTCATCCTCACCGTCTCTAATACATACTTCCCCTTCCCGACAACTAAGTCGCGAACACTGTCTTActcttccttctcctcctcccccggtGGGCAGAAGGCCGCCGACGAGGCCTGCAACATATTTAGGGGAGAGTGGGTTCCGGATCCTGATGCACCTTACTACACCAACAACACCTGCTCGGTCATCCACGAGCACTATGACTGTATGAAGTACGGAAAGCCGGACCTTGGCTTCGTGCAGTGGCGGTGGCGTCCCGACAGTTGTGATCTCCCCCGTCTCGACCCGGCGCGCTTCCTCTCCTCCATGAGGGGGAAGACCTTGGCCTTCATTGGGGATTCCCTTGCCAGGAACCACATGAACTCCCTCATCTGTCTACTGACCAGG GTCGCCGAGCCGACGACGAGCTGGCCGAGCAGCGAGCACACGGTGTACCACTACGGCGGCGGCTACAACTTCACCGTCCTCAGCTTCTGGGCGCCGTTCCTGGTCCAGAACGAgctcgtcgacgccgacggGCCGGCGCACACGGGCCTGTGGAACCTCTACCTCGACGAGCCCGACGCAGTGTGGGCGCCGCACGTCCCGGCGTTCGACTACGCCGTCGTGTCGGCGTCGAGCTGGTTCTACCGGCCGTCGATGCTGTACGAGGCCGGCCGGCTCGTGGGCTGCCACCACTGCCTCCTCCCCAACGTCACCGACCTCACGCTGCGGTACGCGCTCCGCATGGCCACCCGCGCCGCGCTCCGCGccgtggtgggcggcggcggcggcggcggcgtgaccgCCGTGCTTCGGACCGTGTCGCCGTCGCAGTACGAGGGCGGGGAGTGGAACAAGGACGGGAACTGCGTCCGGACGCGGCCGTACCGGCGCGGCGAGAAGACGCTGCAGGGCGTCGAGCTCGACTTCCACACGCTGCAG GTGGAGGAGTTCGAGGCGGCGAagagggcggcgagcggcggtggggcGAGGATGATGCTGATGGACACGACGGAGGCGATGATACTGCGGGCGGACGCGCACCCGAGCAGGTACAGGGGATGGACGCGTCGCAAGGGATGGATGAAGGAGTACTTCACCATCTCCAACGACTGCGTGCACTGGTGCGTCcccggcgccgtcgacgcctgGAACGACATGCTCTCACACATGTTGCTCACATCGCAAAGCTAG
- the LOC4340732 gene encoding protein trichome birefringence-like 20 isoform X2: MKYGKPDLGFVQWRWRPDSCDLPRLDPARFLSSMRGKTLAFIGDSLARNHMNSLICLLTRVAEPTTSWPSSEHTVYHYGGGYNFTVLSFWAPFLVQNELVDADGPAHTGLWNLYLDEPDAVWAPHVPAFDYAVVSASSWFYRPSMLYEAGRLVGCHHCLLPNVTDLTLRYALRMATRAALRAVVGGGGGGGVTAVLRTVSPSQYEGGEWNKDGNCVRTRPYRRGEKTLQGVELDFHTLQVEEFEAAKRAASGGGARMMLMDTTEAMILRADAHPSRYRGWTRRKGWMKEYFTISNDCVHWCVPGAVDAWNDMLSHMLLTSQS; this comes from the exons ATGAAGTACGGAAAGCCGGACCTTGGCTTCGTGCAGTGGCGGTGGCGTCCCGACAGTTGTGATCTCCCCCGTCTCGACCCGGCGCGCTTCCTCTCCTCCATGAGGGGGAAGACCTTGGCCTTCATTGGGGATTCCCTTGCCAGGAACCACATGAACTCCCTCATCTGTCTACTGACCAGG GTCGCCGAGCCGACGACGAGCTGGCCGAGCAGCGAGCACACGGTGTACCACTACGGCGGCGGCTACAACTTCACCGTCCTCAGCTTCTGGGCGCCGTTCCTGGTCCAGAACGAgctcgtcgacgccgacggGCCGGCGCACACGGGCCTGTGGAACCTCTACCTCGACGAGCCCGACGCAGTGTGGGCGCCGCACGTCCCGGCGTTCGACTACGCCGTCGTGTCGGCGTCGAGCTGGTTCTACCGGCCGTCGATGCTGTACGAGGCCGGCCGGCTCGTGGGCTGCCACCACTGCCTCCTCCCCAACGTCACCGACCTCACGCTGCGGTACGCGCTCCGCATGGCCACCCGCGCCGCGCTCCGCGccgtggtgggcggcggcggcggcggcggcgtgaccgCCGTGCTTCGGACCGTGTCGCCGTCGCAGTACGAGGGCGGGGAGTGGAACAAGGACGGGAACTGCGTCCGGACGCGGCCGTACCGGCGCGGCGAGAAGACGCTGCAGGGCGTCGAGCTCGACTTCCACACGCTGCAG GTGGAGGAGTTCGAGGCGGCGAagagggcggcgagcggcggtggggcGAGGATGATGCTGATGGACACGACGGAGGCGATGATACTGCGGGCGGACGCGCACCCGAGCAGGTACAGGGGATGGACGCGTCGCAAGGGATGGATGAAGGAGTACTTCACCATCTCCAACGACTGCGTGCACTGGTGCGTCcccggcgccgtcgacgcctgGAACGACATGCTCTCACACATGTTGCTCACATCGCAAAGCTAG